A region of Myxococcus stipitatus DSM 14675 DNA encodes the following proteins:
- a CDS encoding glutamine--tRNA ligase/YqeY domain fusion protein, which yields MTTTNETQGLNFLQEIIEEDRRTGKHGGRVLTRFPPEPNGYLHIGHAKSICLNFGLAKQYGGLCNLRFDDTNPVTEDTDYVESIQRDVKWLGFDWEERKYFASDYFPKLYDFAVELIKQGKAYVCSLSPDEIREYRGDFTTPGRDSPYRTRSVEENLDLFARMRAGEFPDSKHTLRAKIDMASPNPVLRDPPIYRIRHAHHHRTGDAWPIYPLYDFAHCLSDALEGITHSICTLEFENRRVLYDWIVDSLIKGDRPHQYEFNRLNLNYTVMSKRKLLKLVTEKYVSGWDDPRMMTLSGLRRRGFTPKSIRDFASRAGISKTQQLIDMGVLELCIREDLNDTAPRAMGVLRPLKVVVENYPEGQVEMLEVQNHPQKPEMGTRQVPFMRELFIEADDFMEVPAKGFFRLAPGKEVRLRSAYFITCKEVIKDADGKVVELRCTYDPATKGGDSPDGRKVKGTLHWAPGNAPSVEVRLYDRLFSVESPDSDDAKDFTTFLNPNSLEVITNARVEPMLANAAAESRFQFERLGYFYVDPKDSQPGRPVFNRTVTLKDSWVKEQGKGK from the coding sequence ATGACGACGACGAACGAAACGCAGGGCCTGAACTTCCTCCAGGAGATCATCGAGGAAGACCGGCGCACGGGGAAGCACGGCGGTCGCGTGCTCACCCGCTTCCCGCCCGAGCCCAACGGCTACCTCCACATTGGTCACGCCAAGTCCATCTGCCTGAACTTCGGGCTGGCGAAGCAATACGGTGGCCTGTGCAACCTGCGCTTCGACGACACCAACCCCGTCACGGAGGACACCGACTATGTCGAGTCCATCCAGCGCGACGTGAAGTGGCTGGGCTTCGATTGGGAGGAGCGCAAGTACTTCGCGTCCGACTACTTCCCGAAGCTCTATGACTTCGCGGTGGAGCTCATCAAGCAGGGCAAGGCGTACGTGTGCAGCCTGTCCCCGGACGAGATTCGCGAGTACCGCGGCGACTTCACCACGCCGGGCCGCGACAGCCCGTACCGCACCCGCTCCGTGGAGGAGAACCTGGACCTCTTCGCGCGGATGCGCGCCGGCGAGTTCCCGGACAGCAAGCACACGCTGCGCGCGAAGATCGACATGGCGTCGCCCAACCCCGTGTTGCGCGACCCGCCCATCTATCGCATCCGCCACGCGCACCACCACCGCACCGGGGATGCGTGGCCCATCTACCCGCTCTATGACTTCGCGCACTGCCTGTCGGACGCGCTCGAGGGCATCACCCACTCCATCTGCACGCTGGAGTTCGAGAACCGGCGGGTGCTGTATGACTGGATTGTCGACAGCCTCATCAAGGGCGACCGGCCGCACCAGTACGAGTTCAACCGGCTGAACCTCAACTACACGGTGATGAGCAAGCGCAAGCTGCTCAAGCTCGTCACGGAGAAGTATGTCTCGGGTTGGGATGACCCTCGGATGATGACGCTCAGCGGCCTGCGCCGCCGGGGCTTCACGCCGAAGTCCATCCGCGACTTCGCCTCGCGCGCGGGCATCAGCAAGACGCAGCAGCTCATCGACATGGGCGTGCTGGAGTTGTGCATCCGCGAGGACCTCAACGACACGGCGCCCCGCGCGATGGGGGTGCTGCGTCCGTTGAAGGTGGTGGTGGAGAACTACCCCGAGGGCCAGGTGGAGATGCTGGAGGTGCAGAACCACCCGCAGAAGCCGGAGATGGGCACGCGCCAGGTGCCGTTCATGCGCGAGCTGTTCATCGAGGCGGACGACTTCATGGAGGTCCCCGCGAAGGGCTTCTTCCGGCTGGCGCCGGGCAAGGAGGTGCGCCTGCGGTCGGCGTACTTCATCACTTGCAAGGAGGTCATCAAGGACGCGGACGGCAAGGTGGTGGAGCTGCGCTGCACCTATGACCCGGCGACGAAGGGTGGAGACTCGCCGGATGGCCGCAAGGTGAAGGGCACGCTGCACTGGGCGCCGGGGAATGCGCCCTCCGTCGAGGTGCGGCTGTATGACCGCCTGTTCTCGGTGGAGAGCCCGGACTCGGATGACGCGAAGGACTTCACGACCTTCCTCAACCCGAACAGCCTGGAGGTCATCACGAACGCGCGCGTGGAGCCGATGCTGGCGAACGCCGCGGCGGAGTCCCGCTTCCAGTTCGAGCGACTGGGGTACTTCTACGTGGACCCGAAGGACTCGCAGCCGGGCCGGCCCGTGTTCAACCGCACCGTCACCCTGAAGGACTCGTGGGTGAAGGAGCAGGGCAAGGGCAAGTAG
- a CDS encoding serine hydrolase domain-containing protein — protein sequence MRAVPLLALLVPLSLAQARSPSGPPPAVRARDGRDVEAARGTLVAAASAPAFVQVIEREVPALMKEAHIPGAAVGLIVGGKLVYAKGFGFADHAGKVPVTADTVFIAASLSKPIASWVAMRLAEQGRVRLDAPVADVLSPWPLPKSPFDPRLITIRRLLSHTAGTTLGGYQGWLDFKELPTLEESLAGKTNGRGGVELFAPAGAKFQYSGGGYTLMQLAIERTTQRKYADLARELVFRPLGMKHSSVAMTPEVLTGAAQGHGDDGKPVPMRYYVEQAPSTLSTSLHDFARWMIASMANTAGAHPLTPAQLAQLYTPAELSTPRAPGEAVYGLGHFIERLGDGSTAVGHDGRNQAGFRAKFLMRPQSGDGIVFFSNARTGLALDHIVCLWGADVAKVDAATACKK from the coding sequence ATGCGTGCCGTGCCCTTGCTTGCCCTCCTCGTTCCGCTGTCCCTCGCTCAGGCCCGGAGTCCCTCGGGGCCGCCTCCGGCCGTCCGGGCCCGCGATGGGCGCGACGTCGAGGCGGCGCGGGGCACCCTCGTCGCGGCCGCGAGCGCCCCGGCGTTCGTCCAGGTCATCGAGCGCGAAGTGCCGGCGCTCATGAAAGAGGCCCACATCCCAGGCGCGGCCGTGGGGCTGATTGTCGGCGGCAAGCTGGTCTACGCGAAGGGCTTCGGCTTCGCGGACCATGCCGGCAAGGTGCCTGTGACGGCCGACACGGTGTTCATCGCCGCCTCGCTGTCGAAGCCCATCGCGAGCTGGGTGGCGATGCGCCTGGCCGAGCAGGGACGCGTGCGGTTGGATGCGCCGGTGGCCGATGTGCTGTCGCCGTGGCCGCTGCCGAAGAGCCCGTTCGACCCTCGCCTGATAACGATTCGCCGCCTGCTGTCGCACACCGCGGGCACGACGCTGGGCGGGTACCAGGGCTGGCTCGACTTCAAGGAACTGCCCACGCTGGAGGAGTCGCTGGCCGGAAAGACCAACGGCCGCGGCGGGGTGGAGCTGTTCGCGCCGGCCGGTGCGAAGTTCCAGTACTCGGGAGGGGGCTACACCCTGATGCAATTGGCCATCGAGCGGACCACCCAGCGCAAGTACGCGGACCTGGCGCGGGAGCTGGTGTTCCGCCCGCTGGGCATGAAGCACAGCAGTGTCGCCATGACGCCGGAGGTGCTGACCGGCGCGGCGCAGGGACATGGTGACGATGGCAAGCCCGTGCCGATGCGCTACTACGTCGAACAGGCGCCTTCGACCTTGAGCACCAGCCTCCATGACTTCGCCCGCTGGATGATTGCCAGCATGGCGAACACCGCCGGCGCGCATCCGCTGACCCCGGCGCAGCTGGCCCAGCTATACACCCCCGCGGAGCTGAGTACGCCGCGTGCACCCGGTGAGGCGGTCTACGGCCTGGGTCACTTCATCGAGCGCCTGGGGGATGGCAGCACCGCCGTGGGGCACGACGGGCGCAACCAGGCTGGCTTCCGCGCGAAGTTCTTGATGCGTCCGCAATCTGGCGACGGCATCGTGTTCTTCAGCAATGCTCGCACGGGTCTCGCTTTGGACCATATCGTCTGCCTTTGGGGCGCGGACGTGGCCAAGGTCGATGCGGCGACGGCCTGCAAGAAATAG
- a CDS encoding LytR/AlgR family response regulator transcription factor, with amino-acid sequence MRLLIVEDEPLAARRLARLCEQWLGPGAPPLRVCASLDEARAQLAGRDVDVLLLDLNLSGEDGFTLLAEATAGAFLTVVVSANTDQALRAFELGVLDFVPKPYTPERLALALGRVGSRAATPLRTLAVRKGGGVVLVPLDSVAYIQGAGDYAELVLREGGTELSEKSLERLEQLLPADFFRIHRSYLVRVTDIRELVASEGSRTSVDLRDGTRLPVGRSRLPLLRKRLEA; translated from the coding sequence GTGAGGCTGCTCATCGTGGAGGACGAACCGCTGGCGGCCCGCCGCCTCGCTCGGCTGTGCGAGCAGTGGTTGGGGCCGGGAGCCCCACCGCTTCGCGTGTGCGCGAGTCTGGACGAGGCTCGCGCGCAGTTGGCCGGGCGCGACGTGGACGTGTTGCTGCTGGACCTGAACCTCTCCGGCGAGGACGGCTTCACGCTGCTCGCGGAGGCGACCGCGGGCGCCTTCCTGACGGTGGTGGTCTCCGCGAACACCGACCAGGCCCTGCGCGCCTTCGAGTTGGGAGTGCTGGACTTCGTGCCCAAGCCGTACACGCCGGAGCGACTGGCCCTCGCGCTCGGCCGCGTGGGGAGCCGCGCGGCCACGCCCTTGCGCACCCTCGCGGTGAGGAAGGGCGGAGGCGTGGTTCTCGTCCCGCTGGACTCCGTCGCGTACATCCAGGGCGCGGGCGACTACGCGGAGCTGGTCCTGCGAGAAGGGGGCACCGAGCTGAGCGAGAAGAGCCTGGAGCGGCTCGAGCAGTTGCTCCCCGCCGACTTCTTCCGCATCCATCGCTCCTATCTCGTCCGAGTGACGGACATCCGCGAGCTCGTCGCCTCGGAGGGCTCGCGCACGTCCGTGGACCTGCGGGACGGCACCCGACTGCCAGTGGGCCGCAGCCGACTGCCCCTCCTGCGCAAGCGACTGGAGGCGTAG
- a CDS encoding sensor histidine kinase gives MMSSTLLAGVLALSLSASAAVPSVKEGQVQVHADDLPLEVALSGDTHGWRTVDRLEVNEGTGPFWLRTQVEVPAREAGAPTPALALSMLGSWEAWWDGSPLGRNGQVGRTSAEEVPGRIDAQLPLPPELSAPGPHVLTMRVSAHRLGFQPVGTLHRVQVGEAVALAQTRMFGLLPALCSLGALVLMGLYHLARVRLTRDALATLLLGVLCLCAATLVLLEAWRGIANYLYPLHPVRLRLLAGTVLAVAALLPATVHAAFGEPRRWLRWMGLGFGLLSLAFVPGFDNKQGVALGTSLVVSALLVVRARRRGEPGAWGALAGLVFSVALYLFEPWGFSDRGFFLAFGGLLLWLTVVHAQQQRRQQERLESATRAAERLQLELLKRSLQPHFLMNTLGALSEWVETQPAQAVRFIEALGTVYRHLLAVSGERTIPLSRELELCRAHLDVMGCRQGTAFRLKTEGVDLDAPVPPALLHTLLENAFSHNRYVSPHTFRLQGSLVTEGAQPRRHYAFLAPLGTGKGPGGGDGTGSRYLRARLEEAFPGAWGLQDGPTEEGWMTRVEVPA, from the coding sequence ATGATGTCGTCCACCCTCCTCGCGGGAGTCCTCGCGCTCTCACTCTCCGCCTCGGCCGCGGTGCCGTCCGTGAAAGAGGGACAGGTCCAGGTGCATGCCGACGACCTCCCCCTGGAGGTGGCGCTCTCCGGGGACACGCACGGCTGGCGCACGGTGGACAGGCTCGAGGTGAATGAGGGGACGGGCCCCTTCTGGCTGCGCACCCAGGTGGAGGTGCCCGCCCGGGAAGCCGGAGCCCCGACACCCGCCCTCGCCCTGTCGATGCTCGGGTCATGGGAGGCCTGGTGGGACGGCAGCCCCCTGGGCCGCAACGGCCAGGTGGGGCGCACGTCCGCCGAGGAGGTTCCGGGACGAATCGATGCCCAGTTGCCACTTCCCCCCGAGCTCAGCGCGCCGGGCCCTCATGTGCTGACGATGCGTGTGTCGGCGCATCGGCTCGGCTTCCAGCCCGTGGGGACCCTCCACCGCGTGCAGGTGGGTGAGGCCGTGGCCCTGGCCCAGACGCGGATGTTCGGCCTGCTGCCGGCGCTCTGCTCGCTGGGTGCGCTGGTGCTGATGGGGCTCTACCACCTCGCGCGCGTGCGGCTCACTCGCGACGCACTCGCCACGCTGCTGCTGGGCGTGTTGTGCCTCTGCGCCGCGACGCTGGTCCTCCTGGAGGCGTGGCGCGGGATCGCCAACTACCTCTATCCGCTGCACCCGGTGCGGCTGAGGCTGCTGGCTGGGACGGTGCTGGCGGTGGCCGCGTTGCTGCCGGCGACGGTGCACGCGGCCTTCGGCGAGCCACGCCGGTGGCTGCGGTGGATGGGACTGGGGTTCGGGCTGCTCTCGCTCGCCTTCGTTCCGGGGTTCGACAACAAGCAGGGCGTCGCGCTCGGGACTTCGCTCGTTGTCTCCGCACTGCTCGTGGTGCGCGCGCGGCGGAGGGGAGAACCCGGAGCCTGGGGCGCGCTGGCGGGGCTCGTCTTCTCCGTGGCGCTCTACCTGTTCGAGCCCTGGGGCTTCTCCGACCGGGGCTTCTTCCTCGCCTTCGGGGGACTCCTGCTCTGGCTCACGGTGGTGCATGCCCAGCAGCAGCGCCGCCAGCAGGAGCGACTGGAGAGCGCGACGCGCGCCGCGGAGCGCCTGCAACTGGAATTGCTCAAGCGCAGCCTGCAGCCCCACTTCTTGATGAACACGCTGGGCGCGCTGAGTGAGTGGGTGGAGACGCAACCCGCGCAGGCCGTGCGCTTCATCGAGGCGCTGGGCACGGTGTACCGGCACCTGCTCGCCGTCTCGGGGGAGCGGACCATCCCGCTCTCCCGCGAGCTGGAGCTGTGCCGCGCCCACCTGGACGTCATGGGCTGCCGACAGGGCACGGCCTTCCGCCTCAAGACCGAGGGCGTGGACCTGGATGCCCCCGTCCCTCCCGCGCTGCTGCACACGCTGCTGGAGAACGCCTTCAGCCACAACCGCTACGTCTCGCCCCACACCTTCCGGCTCCAGGGCAGCCTCGTCACCGAGGGCGCCCAGCCGCGGCGGCACTATGCCTTCCTCGCCCCCCTGGGGACGGGCAAGGGCCCAGGGGGAGGTGACGGCACCGGCTCGCGCTACCTGCGCGCGCGCCTGGAAGAGGCCTTCCCCGGTGCGTGGGGGCTCCAGGACGGCCCCACCGAGGAGGGGTGGATGACGCGGGTGGAGGTGCCGGCGTGA